A single window of Arcobacter venerupis DNA harbors:
- the rplP gene encoding 50S ribosomal protein L16, with protein sequence MLMPKRTKFRKMMKGRNRGMAHRGNSLAYGDIGIKAVEHGRIDSRQIEASRIAMTRKVKRQAKVWIMVFPDKPLTAKPLETRMGKGKGSVDKWVMNIKPGRICFEMAGVSDELAREALTLAMHKLPFKTKIVTRDSENELY encoded by the coding sequence ATGTTAATGCCTAAAAGAACGAAATTTAGAAAAATGATGAAAGGCCGAAATAGAGGTATGGCTCATAGAGGAAACTCTTTAGCATACGGAGATATCGGTATTAAAGCTGTAGAACACGGTAGAATTGATTCAAGACAAATTGAAGCATCAAGAATTGCGATGACTAGAAAAGTTAAGAGACAAGCAAAAGTTTGGATTATGGTATTCCCTGATAAACCACTTACTGCTAAACCATTAGAAACAAGAATGGGTAAAGGTAAAGGTTCTGTTGATAAATGGGTTATGAACATTAAGCCTGGAAGAATTTGTTTTGAAATGGCTGGAGTATCTGATGAATTAGCTAGAGAAGCTTTAACTTTAGCAATGCATAAGCTACCATTTAAAACTAAAATTGTAACAAGAGATAGCGAAAATGAACTATACTGA
- the rpsC gene encoding 30S ribosomal protein S3, giving the protein MGQKVNPIGLRLGINRNWESRWFPKFETMPANVAEDDKIRKYVKKELYYAGIAQTIVERTAKKVRVTVVAARPGIIIGKKGADVEKLKDALSKLVGKEIAVNIKEERKPQTSAQLSAENVAQQLERRVAFRRAMKRVMQNALKGGAKGIKVSVSGRLGGAEMARTEWYLEGRVPLHTLRARIDYGFAEAHTTYGCIGIKVWIFKGEVLAKGIPTEKAEDTSSKPKRRPTKKRGK; this is encoded by the coding sequence ATGGGTCAAAAAGTTAATCCAATAGGTTTAAGATTAGGTATTAATAGAAATTGGGAATCAAGATGGTTTCCTAAATTTGAAACAATGCCAGCAAACGTTGCAGAAGATGACAAAATCAGAAAGTATGTTAAAAAAGAATTATACTATGCTGGAATTGCTCAAACTATCGTAGAAAGAACTGCAAAAAAAGTTAGAGTTACAGTTGTAGCTGCTAGACCTGGTATCATTATTGGTAAAAAAGGTGCAGACGTTGAAAAACTAAAAGATGCACTTTCTAAATTAGTTGGTAAAGAAATCGCTGTAAATATTAAAGAAGAGAGAAAACCTCAAACTTCTGCTCAATTATCTGCTGAAAACGTTGCTCAACAATTAGAAAGAAGAGTTGCATTCAGAAGAGCTATGAAAAGAGTTATGCAAAATGCATTAAAAGGTGGAGCAAAAGGTATTAAAGTATCTGTTTCTGGTAGACTTGGTGGAGCTGAAATGGCAAGAACTGAGTGGTACTTAGAAGGTAGAGTTCCTTTACATACTTTAAGAGCAAGAATTGATTATGGTTTTGCTGAAGCTCATACAACTTATGGTTGTATTGGTATCAAAGTTTGGATTTTCAAAGGTGAAGTATTAGCTAAAGGTATTCCAACTGAAAAAGCTGAAGACACTTCTTCTAAACCTAAAAGAAGACCAACTAAGAAAAGAGGTAAATAA
- the rplV gene encoding 50S ribosomal protein L22, giving the protein MAKAILKFIRLSPIKARLIAREVQGMNAEYAIASLQFTPNKAAGIISKVIASAVANAGLDPVDAVVVSARVDKGPVLKRFTPRARGSASPRHKPTAHIMIEVAAATKGDK; this is encoded by the coding sequence ATGGCTAAAGCAATATTAAAATTTATTAGACTTTCTCCAATTAAAGCTAGATTAATAGCTAGAGAAGTTCAAGGAATGAATGCAGAGTATGCAATCGCATCTTTACAATTTACTCCAAATAAAGCTGCTGGAATTATTTCAAAAGTTATAGCTTCAGCTGTAGCAAATGCAGGTTTAGATCCAGTTGACGCTGTTGTTGTATCTGCAAGGGTTGATAAAGGTCCAGTTCTTAAGAGATTTACTCCAAGAGCAAGAGGTTCTGCTTCTCCAAGACACAAACCAACTGCACATATTATGATTGAAGTAGCTGCTGCAACTAAAGGAGATAAGTAA
- the rpsH gene encoding 30S ribosomal protein S8, with amino-acid sequence MMNDIIADALTRIRNAAMRKLEVATLLHSNTVVGVLNVLLQKEYIAGFKVIDGQNNKKTIQVELKYDDNEKSVINEITRVSKPGRRVYKNASEIKNFKNGYGTIIVSTNKGVIANDEAFAANVGGEVLCTVW; translated from the coding sequence ATGATGAATGATATAATCGCAGATGCTTTAACAAGAATTAGAAATGCTGCAATGAGAAAATTAGAAGTTGCAACATTATTACACTCAAATACTGTAGTAGGTGTTTTAAACGTTTTATTACAAAAAGAGTATATTGCTGGATTCAAAGTTATTGATGGACAAAACAATAAGAAAACAATTCAAGTTGAATTGAAATATGATGATAATGAGAAATCAGTAATCAATGAAATCACAAGAGTTTCTAAACCAGGAAGAAGAGTTTATAAAAACGCTTCTGAAATTAAAAACTTTAAAAATGGGTACGGTACTATTATCGTTTCAACTAACAAAGGTGTAATTGCTAATGATGAAGCATTTGCTGCTAATGTTGGTGGTGAAGTACTTTGTACTGTATGGTAG
- a CDS encoding NAD(P)/FAD-dependent oxidoreductase, with the protein MKRDVIIIGGGVVGLMTAYSLQKAGRSVTVIDETDISDNTSFGNAGLLSAFDKTPLSNPGVVLDTLKLMIKGESPVNIHPKLDYKLFRWLFKFVQSANEDRLKRTLALFEKYGQITIDRYKQMQIEDGLDFDFHHDGMLSVFTEEKSYEKKLAKYNFVDNDRFEIFDNSKIKEYLPLGNEKIKGAILFKRNAHFDPKRVMLEMKNYLSKNGVEFILNERISNIKFKDKKVASISSALNTYEAETYVLSTGYQTLLADIRKKELMMTPAKGYSITFTMPKELEPKTSTLFADLFIVMTPRRNDVRITSKLELGSTDPRVIKEQIESIKENFKKYTIPFEMEDIVEWSGFRPLTPNDMPLIGRDEEYKNLIYGMGLGWLGMTFAPSVGEILKDLIIKDSENKNNDDILLFSGFYQG; encoded by the coding sequence ATGAAAAGAGATGTGATAATAATAGGTGGTGGAGTTGTAGGACTTATGACAGCTTATTCTTTACAAAAAGCTGGAAGAAGTGTAACAGTTATAGATGAAACAGATATAAGTGATAACACTTCTTTTGGGAATGCTGGTTTACTTTCAGCCTTTGATAAAACTCCATTATCAAATCCAGGTGTAGTTCTTGATACTCTTAAACTAATGATAAAAGGTGAATCACCTGTAAATATTCATCCAAAATTAGATTATAAACTCTTCCGTTGGCTTTTTAAATTTGTTCAAAGTGCAAATGAAGATAGATTAAAAAGAACCTTAGCCTTATTTGAAAAATATGGACAAATAACAATTGATAGATATAAACAGATGCAAATAGAGGATGGTTTGGATTTTGATTTTCACCATGATGGAATGCTTAGTGTTTTCACAGAAGAAAAAAGTTATGAAAAAAAACTTGCAAAATATAATTTTGTTGATAATGATAGATTTGAAATTTTTGATAATTCAAAAATAAAAGAGTATTTACCTTTAGGAAATGAAAAAATAAAAGGTGCAATACTATTTAAAAGAAATGCTCATTTTGATCCAAAAAGAGTAATGCTTGAAATGAAAAACTATTTATCAAAAAATGGTGTTGAATTTATTTTAAATGAAAGAATAAGTAACATCAAATTCAAAGATAAAAAAGTTGCAAGTATTAGTTCTGCTTTAAATACTTATGAGGCAGAAACTTACGTTTTATCTACAGGTTACCAAACTTTATTAGCTGATATTAGAAAAAAAGAACTTATGATGACTCCTGCAAAAGGTTATAGTATAACTTTTACTATGCCAAAAGAGTTAGAACCTAAAACTTCAACACTATTTGCTGATTTATTTATAGTTATGACTCCACGAAGAAATGATGTAAGAATTACTTCAAAACTAGAATTAGGTTCAACAGATCCAAGAGTTATAAAAGAACAAATAGAAAGCATAAAAGAAAATTTCAAAAAATATACAATTCCTTTTGAAATGGAAGATATTGTTGAATGGAGTGGATTTAGACCACTAACGCCAAATGATATGCCCTTAATTGGAAGAGATGAAGAGTACAAGAACTTAATCTACGGAATGGGCTTAGGATGGTTAGGAATGACATTTGCTCCAAGTGTAGGAGAAATCCTAAAAGATTTAATAATAAAAGATTCAGAAAACAAAAATAATGATGATATTTTACTTTTCTCAGGATTTTATCAAGGATAA
- the rplO gene encoding 50S ribosomal protein L15, with product MELNNLQPAAGSTKNTKRIGRGQGSGTGKTAGKGNKGQKARSGYKIKRGFEGGQQPLYKRLPKVGFFSRTVKPYSINVDKVSQIATLDEITLDSIKSVYKLSKSVEKVKLIGSTAKDLVAKIKDENVTTTGK from the coding sequence ATGGAATTAAATAACTTACAACCAGCAGCTGGTAGTACAAAAAATACTAAAAGAATTGGTAGAGGTCAAGGTAGCGGTACTGGTAAAACAGCTGGAAAAGGTAACAAAGGTCAAAAAGCTAGATCTGGTTATAAAATCAAAAGAGGTTTTGAAGGTGGTCAACAACCACTTTACAAAAGACTTCCTAAAGTTGGATTCTTTTCAAGAACAGTTAAACCATACTCTATCAATGTAGATAAAGTATCTCAAATTGCAACACTTGATGAAATTACACTTGATTCTATTAAATCTGTGTACAAATTATCAAAATCAGTTGAAAAAGTTAAATTAATTGGTTCAACTGCAAAAGATTTAGTAGCTAAGATTAAAGACGAAAACGTTACAACTACTGGAAAATAA
- the rpmC gene encoding 50S ribosomal protein L29, translating into MNYTDLKDKNLNELQALLKEKKVLLFELKAKLKTMQLTNTSELRVAKKDIAKIQTAMTAAQAN; encoded by the coding sequence ATGAACTATACTGATTTAAAAGACAAAAACTTGAATGAACTTCAAGCATTATTAAAAGAGAAAAAGGTGCTTCTTTTTGAATTAAAAGCTAAGCTAAAAACAATGCAGTTAACAAATACATCTGAATTAAGAGTGGCTAAAAAAGACATTGCTAAAATTCAAACAGCTATGACTGCTGCACAAGCTAACTAA
- the rplF gene encoding 50S ribosomal protein L6 produces the protein MSRIGKKPIAIPAGIEVTVNGSIISVKKGNNVSTIETHGRVGIEIADGQVVLTRNGETKESSAFWGTYRALTANAINGLTVGFSKSLEINGVGYRAAVKGEVLELQLGYSHPINYEIPAGLEVTVEKNLIHVKGADKQQVGQAAAIIRGFRKPEPYKGKGVKYTDEKIIRKAGKTSKK, from the coding sequence ATGTCTAGAATTGGAAAAAAACCTATCGCAATCCCAGCTGGGATTGAAGTAACAGTAAATGGTTCTATCATTTCTGTTAAAAAAGGGAACAATGTTTCTACTATTGAAACACACGGAAGAGTTGGAATCGAAATAGCAGATGGTCAAGTTGTATTAACTAGAAATGGTGAAACAAAAGAGTCTTCTGCATTTTGGGGAACTTATAGAGCTTTAACTGCTAATGCAATCAATGGTCTTACTGTAGGATTTAGTAAATCTTTAGAGATCAATGGTGTTGGTTACAGAGCTGCTGTAAAAGGTGAAGTTTTAGAACTACAATTAGGTTATTCTCATCCTATTAACTATGAAATCCCTGCTGGATTAGAAGTTACTGTTGAAAAAAACTTAATTCATGTAAAAGGTGCTGACAAACAACAAGTTGGTCAAGCTGCTGCAATTATTAGAGGCTTTAGAAAACCAGAACCGTACAAAGGTAAAGGTGTTAAATATACTGATGAGAAAATCATCAGAAAAGCCGGAAAAACTTCTAAGAAGTAA
- the rplN gene encoding 50S ribosomal protein L14, translating to MIQSFTRLNVADNTGAKEIMCIKVLGGSKRRYATVGDVIVASVKKALPTGKIKKGQVVKAVVVRTHKEVQRENGSLIRFDDNAAVILDAKREPVGTRIFGPVAREVRYSGFMKIVSLAPEVL from the coding sequence ATGATTCAAAGTTTTACAAGATTAAACGTAGCTGACAATACAGGTGCTAAAGAGATTATGTGTATCAAAGTTTTAGGTGGTTCTAAAAGAAGATATGCAACTGTTGGTGATGTTATTGTTGCTTCAGTTAAAAAAGCTCTACCAACTGGTAAGATCAAAAAAGGTCAAGTTGTTAAAGCAGTAGTTGTTAGAACTCATAAAGAAGTTCAAAGAGAAAATGGTTCATTAATTAGATTTGACGACAACGCAGCGGTTATTCTTGATGCAAAAAGAGAACCAGTTGGAACAAGAATCTTTGGACCAGTTGCTAGAGAAGTTAGATATTCAGGTTTCATGAAAATCGTTTCACTTGCACCGGAGGTATTATAA
- the rplD gene encoding 50S ribosomal protein L4: MSKAIVLNEKFENSGEVVLPASYEEINKHNLYLYVKSYLAALRSNTARAKTRAEVSGGGKKPKAQKGSGAARWGSKRSPLFVGGGQAFGPTKRNYNQKVNKKQKALALKYAINAQANNSTLFVVDSIKLESGKTKEAVAVLSKINKRDTLIVCDTIDEKTYLAFRNIKNCYMVEKQEVNAYLIAAYHSVLIEKSVLDALTKEA, translated from the coding sequence ATGAGCAAAGCAATAGTATTAAATGAAAAATTTGAAAATAGTGGTGAAGTAGTTTTACCAGCTAGTTATGAAGAAATTAACAAACATAATTTATATTTATATGTTAAATCTTACTTAGCGGCATTAAGATCAAATACAGCAAGAGCTAAAACAAGAGCAGAAGTAAGCGGTGGTGGTAAAAAACCTAAAGCTCAAAAAGGTTCTGGTGCAGCTAGATGGGGTTCAAAAAGATCTCCTTTATTCGTTGGTGGGGGTCAAGCATTTGGACCTACTAAAAGAAACTATAACCAAAAAGTTAACAAAAAACAAAAAGCATTAGCATTAAAATATGCTATCAATGCTCAAGCAAATAATAGTACTTTATTTGTTGTTGATTCAATTAAACTTGAGTCAGGAAAAACTAAAGAAGCAGTTGCAGTTTTAAGTAAAATAAACAAAAGAGATACATTAATCGTATGTGATACAATTGATGAGAAAACTTATTTAGCGTTTAGAAACATTAAAAACTGTTATATGGTTGAAAAGCAAGAAGTTAACGCTTATTTAATTGCTGCATACCACTCAGTACTTATTGAAAAATCAGTACTTGATGCATTAACAAAAGAGGCTTAA
- a CDS encoding type Z 30S ribosomal protein S14, protein MAKKSMIAKQQRTPKFAVRAYTRCSVCGRPHSVYKDFGLCRICLRKMANEGLLPGVRKASW, encoded by the coding sequence ATGGCAAAGAAATCTATGATCGCTAAACAACAAAGAACACCTAAGTTTGCAGTAAGAGCATACACAAGATGTTCTGTTTGTGGAAGACCTCACTCTGTATACAAAGATTTTGGTTTATGTAGAATTTGTTTAAGAAAAATGGCTAACGAAGGTTTATTACCTGGTGTTAGAAAAGCTAGTTGGTAG
- the rpsE gene encoding 30S ribosomal protein S5, which yields MAVNREDFQEAIVKIGRVTKVVKGGRRFRFTALVVVGDKNGTVGFGTGKAKEVPDAIKKALDDAFKSLVTVSIKGTTIAHDIEHKYNASKILLKPASEGTGLIAGGAARPVLELSGVKDIIAKSLGSNNPNNLVQATVEALAKIKG from the coding sequence ATGGCAGTAAATAGAGAAGACTTTCAAGAAGCAATCGTTAAAATCGGAAGAGTAACAAAAGTTGTAAAGGGTGGTAGAAGATTCAGATTTACAGCTTTAGTTGTTGTTGGTGATAAAAACGGTACAGTAGGATTTGGAACTGGTAAAGCTAAAGAGGTTCCTGATGCAATTAAAAAAGCATTAGATGACGCATTCAAAAGCTTAGTTACTGTTTCTATTAAAGGAACTACAATCGCACATGATATTGAACATAAATATAATGCAAGTAAAATATTATTAAAACCAGCATCTGAGGGTACTGGACTTATCGCTGGAGGAGCTGCAAGACCTGTTCTTGAGCTTTCTGGAGTTAAAGATATTATTGCAAAATCTTTAGGTTCAAATAATCCAAACAACCTTGTACAAGCTACTGTTGAAGCATTAGCTAAGATTAAAGGATAG
- the rplB gene encoding 50S ribosomal protein L2, with protein sequence MAIKKFRPITPARRFMSVMDTSDITSKPTVKSLLVRVKANAGRNNNGRITSRHKEAGAKKLYRIIDFKRDKFGVEGTISTVEYDPYRNCRICLVTYLDGDKRYIIQPSGLKVGDKVQAAESGLDILPGNAMRLLSIPVGTMVHNIEMKPGKGGQIARSAGGYAQIMGREDKYVIMRLPSGEMRKILGVCIATIGVVGNEDFSNMVVGKAGRSRHLGIRPQTRGSAMNPIDHPHGGGEGKTNSGRHPVTPWGMPTKGYKTRKKKASDKLIISKRKK encoded by the coding sequence ATGGCAATTAAAAAATTTAGACCAATAACTCCTGCAAGAAGATTTATGTCTGTTATGGATACTTCAGATATTACTTCTAAACCAACTGTAAAATCTTTACTTGTAAGAGTAAAAGCAAACGCTGGTAGAAATAATAACGGTAGAATTACATCTAGACACAAAGAAGCAGGTGCTAAGAAATTATATAGAATTATTGATTTCAAAAGAGATAAATTCGGTGTTGAGGGTACAATTTCAACTGTTGAATACGATCCATATAGAAATTGTAGAATTTGTTTAGTTACTTACCTAGACGGTGATAAAAGATATATCATTCAACCATCTGGATTAAAAGTTGGAGATAAAGTACAAGCTGCTGAATCTGGACTTGATATTTTACCTGGTAATGCAATGAGATTATTAAGTATTCCTGTTGGAACAATGGTACATAATATTGAAATGAAACCAGGTAAAGGTGGACAAATCGCTAGATCTGCTGGTGGATATGCTCAAATTATGGGTAGAGAAGACAAGTATGTAATCATGAGATTACCATCTGGTGAAATGAGAAAAATTCTTGGTGTTTGTATAGCTACAATTGGTGTAGTTGGAAACGAAGATTTCTCAAACATGGTAGTTGGTAAAGCTGGTAGAAGTAGACACCTTGGTATTAGACCTCAAACTAGAGGTTCTGCAATGAACCCTATTGATCACCCACATGGTGGTGGTGAAGGTAAAACTAACTCTGGTAGACATCCTGTTACTCCATGGGGTATGCCAACTAAAGGTTATAAAACTAGAAAGAAAAAAGCTAGTGATAAACTAATCATTTCAAAAAGAAAGAAGTAA
- the rpsJ gene encoding 30S ribosomal protein S10 yields the protein MEKIRLKLKAYDHRVLDRSVASIVEAVKRTGADLRGPIPLPTKIRRYTVIKGPHVNKDSREQFEIRVHSRIIDIIAATPDTVDSLMKLDLAPEVDVEVRSMGQE from the coding sequence ATGGAAAAGATTAGATTAAAGCTAAAAGCTTATGATCATAGAGTTTTAGACAGAAGTGTTGCTTCAATTGTTGAAGCCGTTAAAAGAACTGGTGCTGATTTAAGAGGTCCAATCCCTCTTCCTACAAAAATCAGAAGATATACAGTTATTAAAGGTCCTCACGTAAATAAGGATTCTAGAGAGCAATTTGAAATCAGAGTTCATTCAAGAATTATTGATATTATAGCTGCAACTCCAGATACTGTAGATTCGTTAATGAAACTTGACTTAGCTCCTGAAGTTGATGTTGAAGTTAGATCTATGGGTCAAGAATAA
- the rplX gene encoding 50S ribosomal protein L24, with the protein MAIKLKIKKGDTVKIIAGDDKGKTGEVLRVLPSKNKVIVKDCKVAKKTVKPDQEKNPDGGFINKEMPIDISNVAKVEGE; encoded by the coding sequence ATGGCAATTAAATTAAAAATCAAAAAAGGTGATACTGTAAAAATTATCGCTGGAGATGACAAAGGTAAAACTGGAGAAGTTTTAAGAGTATTACCTTCTAAAAACAAAGTAATCGTAAAAGATTGTAAAGTTGCTAAAAAAACTGTTAAACCTGACCAAGAAAAAAATCCAGATGGTGGATTTATTAACAAAGAAATGCCAATTGACATTTCAAATGTAGCAAAAGTAGAAGGTGAGTAA
- the rplR gene encoding 50S ribosomal protein L18, protein MSRIKDLAKKNALRIKRKKRVRGSIFGTAEKPRVSIFKSNKYVSAQAINDVEGVTLAAVSSKAMGLNVNKENAVKVAAQLAENLKAAGIESVVYDRNGYLYHGVVAAFADALRENGIKL, encoded by the coding sequence ATGAGTAGAATTAAAGATTTAGCAAAAAAAAATGCGTTAAGAATCAAAAGAAAAAAAAGAGTTAGAGGTTCAATTTTTGGTACAGCTGAAAAGCCAAGAGTATCAATTTTCAAATCTAACAAATACGTTAGTGCACAAGCTATTAATGATGTTGAAGGTGTAACTTTAGCAGCAGTTAGCTCAAAAGCTATGGGTTTAAATGTGAATAAAGAAAATGCAGTAAAAGTAGCAGCACAACTTGCTGAGAACTTAAAAGCAGCTGGAATTGAATCAGTTGTTTATGACAGAAATGGTTATCTTTATCATGGTGTTGTAGCAGCATTTGCTGACGCATTAAGAGAAAATGGTATCAAATTATAA
- the rpsQ gene encoding 30S ribosomal protein S17, translating to MTHKREIQGVVVKNSGDKTASVLVTRSVMHPKYHKTVKRFKKYLVHDERNELNVGDSVIAVECRPLSKTKSFRLKTIVATGVK from the coding sequence ATGACACATAAAAGAGAGATTCAAGGTGTAGTGGTAAAAAACTCTGGAGACAAAACAGCATCTGTATTAGTTACAAGATCAGTTATGCATCCAAAATATCACAAAACTGTAAAAAGATTTAAAAAATATTTAGTACATGACGAAAGAAATGAATTAAATGTTGGAGATAGTGTTATCGCTGTTGAGTGTAGACCATTGTCAAAGACTAAATCTTTTAGATTAAAGACAATTGTAGCTACAGGAGTTAAATAA
- the rplC gene encoding 50S ribosomal protein L3 codes for MEFIVQKIGMSRTVSVPSTPVTLLKVLDTKVCEVTDGVAIVAYSNGKKFNKAIEGIQKKYNLSKEFNRFATMTVANGEAGDLDVSGLGEAQTLKTTFKTKGRGFTGAVKRWNFAGGRASHGHRMGRRVGSIGNCEWPGRVQPGKKMPGQYGNTNVSVKNDVISFDAETGILVLKGSVSGPNGALGKVKVAK; via the coding sequence ATGGAATTTATAGTTCAAAAAATCGGTATGAGTAGAACAGTTTCTGTTCCAAGTACTCCTGTTACACTTTTAAAAGTTCTTGATACTAAAGTGTGTGAAGTGACTGACGGTGTAGCAATTGTAGCTTATAGCAATGGTAAAAAATTTAACAAAGCTATCGAAGGTATACAAAAAAAATATAACTTATCTAAAGAGTTTAACAGATTTGCAACAATGACTGTAGCAAATGGTGAAGCTGGTGATTTAGATGTTTCTGGATTAGGTGAAGCACAAACGTTAAAAACAACTTTTAAAACAAAAGGTAGAGGGTTTACTGGAGCTGTTAAAAGATGGAATTTTGCGGGTGGTAGAGCATCACACGGTCACAGAATGGGTAGAAGAGTTGGTTCAATCGGTAACTGCGAATGGCCAGGAAGAGTTCAGCCAGGTAAAAAAATGCCAGGGCAATACGGAAATACAAATGTATCTGTGAAAAATGATGTTATTTCATTTGACGCTGAAACTGGAATTTTAGTTCTTAAAGGTTCAGTATCTGGTCCAAACGGAGCATTAGGAAAAGTAAAGGTTGCTAAATGA
- a CDS encoding 50S ribosomal protein L23, translating into MADITDIKAILYTEKTIELQENGVIVVQTSPRMTKNGLKEVFKEYFGVTPSKVNSLRQNGKVKRFKGKIGKRPDFKKFYVTLPEGAAIANLSA; encoded by the coding sequence ATGGCAGATATTACAGATATTAAAGCAATATTATATACAGAAAAAACAATTGAGCTTCAAGAAAATGGTGTAATCGTTGTTCAAACTAGTCCAAGAATGACTAAAAACGGTTTAAAAGAAGTATTTAAAGAATATTTTGGAGTAACTCCTTCAAAAGTAAATTCTTTAAGACAAAATGGTAAAGTAAAAAGATTTAAAGGGAAAATAGGTAAAAGACCTGATTTCAAAAAATTCTATGTAACATTACCAGAGGGCGCAGCAATTGCGAACCTTTCAGCTTAA
- the rpsS gene encoding 30S ribosomal protein S19: MARSIKKGPFVDAHLMKKVIKANEANDKKPIKTWSRRSTVLPDMIGLTFNVHNGRNFVPVNVTENHVGYKLGEFAPTRTFKGHKGSVQRKA, from the coding sequence ATGGCAAGATCGATAAAAAAAGGTCCATTCGTAGACGCACACCTAATGAAGAAAGTTATCAAGGCTAATGAAGCTAATGATAAAAAACCAATTAAAACTTGGTCAAGAAGATCTACTGTATTACCAGATATGATCGGATTAACTTTCAATGTGCACAATGGAAGAAACTTCGTTCCAGTTAACGTTACTGAGAACCATGTTGGATATAAATTAGGTGAATTCGCACCAACTAGAACATTTAAGGGCCATAAAGGTTCTGTTCAAAGAAAGGCATAA
- the rplE gene encoding 50S ribosomal protein L5: MASRLFEKYKSEIKPVLETEFPKNKTLTAKLEKVVISVGAGEAMKDSKLIQNIEDTISLIAGQRAVKVIAKKSVAGFKVREGMPVGVKVTLRGEQMYHFLDKLCNVALPRVKDFRGLNKNGFDGRGNFNFGLDEQLMFPEVVYDNIIKTHGMNISITTSSTNDAESFRLLELVGIPFTKGRA, translated from the coding sequence ATGGCATCAAGATTATTTGAAAAATACAAATCAGAAATCAAACCAGTATTAGAAACTGAGTTTCCAAAAAATAAAACTTTAACTGCAAAGTTAGAAAAAGTTGTTATTTCTGTTGGTGCTGGTGAAGCGATGAAAGATTCTAAATTAATCCAAAATATTGAAGATACAATCTCTTTAATAGCTGGTCAAAGAGCTGTTAAAGTTATTGCTAAAAAATCTGTTGCAGGGTTTAAAGTTAGAGAAGGTATGCCAGTTGGTGTTAAAGTTACTTTAAGAGGTGAGCAAATGTATCATTTCTTAGATAAATTATGTAACGTTGCATTACCAAGAGTAAAAGACTTTAGAGGTCTTAACAAAAATGGTTTTGACGGTAGAGGAAACTTCAACTTTGGTTTAGATGAGCAATTAATGTTCCCAGAAGTTGTATATGATAATATCATTAAAACACATGGTATGAATATTTCAATTACTACTAGTTCAACTAATGATGCTGAATCATTCAGATTATTAGAATTAGTAGGAATTCCATTTACAAAAGGAAGAGCGTAA